The Actinocatenispora sera genome has a window encoding:
- a CDS encoding ATP-binding protein, with protein sequence MEPDSPAEASFAEVLASARNAAGLTQEELAERAQLSVRALSNLERGEASRPRRGTVDRLAAALGLTGLDAERFAAVARGRRMSGDATGPAQLPTDLPDFTGRIAELSRLTEALGAGDESGVHIVVLGGGGGAGKTALAVHAAHLLRHRYPDGQFYLDLAGSRSGGVDPASALSGFLTALGAEPGERGENLSARIGRYRTALAGRRVLVLLDDARDAAQVRPLLPAGPGSAVLVTSRYRLPDLVGARHVPIGRLGDDEATVLLGRIAGAERVAYEPDAAARVVAACDRLPLAVRIVGARLAVRPAWTVSSLADRLAASRRKLDELRVGDLAVRASFRVSYDRLSPPAARLFALLGHWPGHDVATAAAAVLAGASEADTELLLEQLVDAYLLESPELGRYRQHDLLHAFARELLTDELDPAQSRAALERLVEHLAATAYQADLALWPASRPPFPPPRTPGPTFGSREQAATWYRTEWAALDVLLRRIATEPGIPTPALTVARLASLINLYPFLRGDLVALERGARRAVTLADRAGDPLLVGTEQKRLGFALLEQRRPDEAARHQELALAAFRAAGAKDAEAGILNSIGRRLMYEAGRSTAGRPDRIAAARRSLLDSLAAARVADARSAQVTALGNLGQLEHEAGEDDAAYEHLTEALGIARDLGGGQFEAAVASRLGTVLAGLGQPDAALAEHTRAVRITEELADRRAEVSVLGEFAVTCLVLGRPRVAAEHARRALALYEELPAGARRVEDEVAALTALGRALAATGSVATAREVLRRAAARLDELAEPAAAARVRALLR encoded by the coding sequence GCACCGTCGACCGGCTCGCCGCCGCGCTCGGCCTGACCGGCCTGGACGCCGAACGGTTCGCCGCGGTCGCCCGCGGCCGCCGGATGTCCGGCGACGCCACCGGGCCGGCCCAGCTACCCACCGACCTGCCCGACTTCACCGGCCGGATCGCCGAACTGTCCCGGCTCACCGAGGCGCTCGGCGCCGGTGACGAGAGCGGCGTGCACATCGTCGTGCTCGGCGGCGGCGGTGGCGCCGGCAAGACCGCCCTCGCCGTGCACGCCGCGCACCTGCTGCGCCACCGGTACCCGGACGGGCAGTTCTACCTCGATCTTGCCGGCAGCCGGTCCGGCGGCGTCGACCCGGCGTCCGCGCTGTCCGGGTTCCTGACCGCGCTCGGCGCCGAGCCGGGCGAGCGGGGCGAGAACCTGTCCGCCCGGATCGGCCGGTACCGCACCGCGCTCGCCGGCCGCCGCGTCCTGGTCCTGCTCGACGACGCGCGGGACGCCGCCCAGGTCCGGCCGCTGCTGCCGGCCGGCCCCGGTTCCGCGGTGCTGGTCACCAGCCGGTACCGGCTGCCCGACCTGGTCGGTGCCCGGCACGTGCCGATCGGCCGGCTCGGCGACGACGAGGCGACGGTGCTGCTGGGCCGGATCGCCGGCGCCGAACGCGTGGCGTACGAGCCGGACGCGGCGGCGCGGGTGGTCGCGGCCTGTGACCGGCTGCCGCTCGCGGTGCGCATCGTCGGCGCCCGGCTGGCCGTACGCCCGGCCTGGACCGTCTCGTCGCTCGCCGACCGGCTCGCCGCGTCCCGCCGCAAGCTGGACGAGCTGCGGGTCGGCGACCTGGCCGTCCGGGCGTCGTTCCGGGTCAGTTACGACCGGCTGTCGCCGCCGGCGGCCCGGCTGTTCGCGCTGCTCGGGCACTGGCCCGGGCACGACGTCGCCACCGCCGCCGCGGCGGTACTCGCCGGTGCGAGCGAGGCCGACACCGAGCTGCTGCTGGAGCAGCTCGTCGACGCCTACCTGCTGGAGAGCCCGGAACTCGGCCGGTACCGGCAGCACGACCTGCTGCACGCGTTCGCCCGCGAACTGCTCACCGACGAGCTCGACCCGGCCCAGTCCCGGGCCGCACTGGAGCGGCTGGTCGAGCACCTGGCGGCGACCGCGTACCAGGCCGACCTGGCGCTGTGGCCGGCGAGCCGGCCGCCGTTCCCGCCGCCGCGCACGCCCGGCCCGACGTTCGGCTCCCGGGAGCAGGCGGCCACCTGGTACCGCACCGAATGGGCCGCGCTGGACGTGCTGCTGCGTCGGATCGCCACCGAGCCCGGCATCCCCACGCCGGCCCTGACGGTGGCCCGGCTGGCCAGCCTGATCAACCTGTACCCGTTCCTGCGCGGCGACCTGGTGGCGCTGGAGCGCGGTGCCCGCCGCGCGGTGACGCTGGCCGATCGGGCCGGCGACCCGTTGCTGGTGGGTACCGAGCAGAAGCGCCTCGGGTTCGCGCTGCTGGAGCAGCGCCGGCCCGACGAGGCGGCCCGGCACCAGGAGCTGGCGCTCGCCGCGTTCCGCGCCGCCGGCGCCAAGGACGCCGAGGCCGGCATCCTGAACAGCATCGGCCGCCGGCTGATGTACGAGGCGGGCCGCTCGACCGCGGGCCGGCCGGACCGGATCGCGGCGGCGCGCCGGTCGCTGCTGGACAGCCTGGCCGCCGCCCGCGTCGCCGACGCGCGGTCCGCCCAGGTCACCGCGCTGGGCAACCTCGGCCAGCTGGAGCACGAGGCCGGCGAGGACGACGCCGCGTACGAGCATCTGACCGAGGCGCTGGGGATCGCCCGCGACCTGGGCGGCGGCCAGTTCGAGGCGGCGGTGGCGAGCCGGTTGGGCACGGTGCTGGCCGGCCTGGGGCAGCCGGACGCGGCGCTCGCCGAGCACACCCGGGCGGTACGGATCACCGAGGAACTGGCCGACCGGCGCGCCGAGGTGAGCGTGCTGGGCGAGTTCGCGGTCACCTGCCTGGTGCTGGGGCGCCCGCGGGTGGCCGCCGAGCACGCCCGGCGCGCGCTCGCCCTGTACGAGGAGTTGCCGGCCGGGGCGCGTCGGGTCGAGGACGAGGTGGCCGCGCTGACCGCGCTGGGCCGGGCGCTCGCCGCGACCGGCTCGGTGGCGACCGCCCGGGAGGTGCTGCGCCGGGCCGCGGCCCGGCTGGACGAGCTGGCGGAGCCGGCCGCGGCCGCCCGGGTGCGCGCGCTGCTGCGCTGA
- a CDS encoding acetyl-CoA carboxylase biotin carboxylase subunit — MIESLLIANRGEIARRVIRTARRLGVRTIAVHSELDADLPFVAEADEAVDIGAPQAYRNADAILSAARKTNAVAIHPGYGFLSENADFARAVADAGLVWVGPPADAIQQMGDKINARNLMAAAGVPVSPGTTTPLAGVDAAVEAARAIDYPVMVKAAAGGGGMGMAAAADEAELRAQYEKVTAFAERMFGDGSVLIERYFPRVRHIEVQILGLADGRVVALGERECSVQRRNQKVAEEAPSPAVTPELRARLLGAAQLAGETVDYRNAGTVECLLDPDSGDFFFLEMNTRLQVEHPITEATLGIDLVEAQLRIASGEDPGFDPAALSITGHALELRVNAEDPKRFLPGPGPVRTWVEPTGDGVRVDAGYAAGTTVTPAYDSLLAKLIVSGPDRDTVLARARRAVAEFRIEGPKNNLPFFAELLDNAEFVAGAYDTGIIGRMRAPSTKEGQR; from the coding sequence GTGATCGAGTCGCTGCTGATCGCCAACCGCGGGGAGATCGCGCGCCGGGTCATCCGGACCGCGCGCCGGCTCGGGGTGCGCACCATCGCGGTGCACTCCGAGCTGGACGCCGACCTCCCGTTCGTGGCCGAGGCGGACGAGGCGGTCGACATCGGCGCGCCCCAGGCGTACCGGAACGCCGACGCGATCCTTTCCGCGGCCCGGAAGACCAACGCCGTGGCGATCCACCCCGGGTACGGCTTCCTGTCCGAGAACGCGGACTTCGCCCGCGCGGTCGCCGACGCGGGCCTGGTCTGGGTCGGTCCGCCCGCCGATGCGATCCAGCAGATGGGCGACAAGATCAACGCGCGGAACCTGATGGCCGCGGCCGGCGTCCCGGTCTCGCCGGGTACCACCACGCCGCTGGCCGGCGTGGACGCCGCGGTCGAGGCGGCCCGGGCGATCGACTACCCGGTGATGGTGAAGGCCGCCGCGGGCGGCGGCGGGATGGGCATGGCCGCCGCGGCCGACGAGGCCGAGCTGCGCGCACAGTACGAGAAGGTCACCGCGTTCGCGGAGCGGATGTTCGGCGACGGCAGCGTGCTGATCGAGCGGTACTTCCCGCGGGTGCGGCACATCGAGGTGCAGATCCTCGGCCTGGCCGACGGCCGGGTCGTCGCGCTGGGCGAACGCGAGTGCTCGGTGCAGCGGCGCAACCAGAAGGTCGCCGAGGAGGCGCCGTCGCCGGCGGTGACCCCGGAGCTGCGGGCCCGGCTGCTCGGCGCTGCGCAGCTCGCGGGCGAGACCGTGGACTACCGCAACGCCGGTACGGTCGAGTGCCTGCTCGACCCCGACTCCGGCGACTTCTTCTTCCTGGAGATGAACACCCGGCTGCAGGTCGAGCATCCGATCACCGAGGCGACGCTGGGCATCGACCTGGTCGAGGCGCAGCTGCGGATCGCGTCCGGCGAGGACCCCGGCTTCGACCCGGCGGCGCTTTCGATCACCGGCCACGCGCTGGAACTGCGGGTCAACGCCGAGGATCCGAAGCGGTTCCTGCCCGGCCCCGGCCCGGTGCGCACCTGGGTCGAACCCACCGGCGACGGAGTCCGCGTCGACGCCGGCTACGCGGCCGGCACCACCGTGACCCCGGCGTACGACTCGCTGCTGGCGAAGTTGATCGTGTCCGGCCCGGACCGCGACACCGTGCTCGCGCGGGCCCGCCGGGCGGTCGCCGAGTTCCGGATCGAGGGGCCGAAGAACAACCTGCCGTTCTTCGCCGAACTGCTGGACAACGCCGAGTTCGTCGCCGGGGCGTACGACACCGGCATCATCGGCCGGATGCGCGCACCGTCCACGAAGGAAGGACAGCGATGA
- a CDS encoding hydroxymethylglutaryl-CoA lyase — MTELPARVSIREVGPRDGLQNEDPVPTEAKIRLLDALPRTGIRRIEAVSFVHPKAIPQMADADEVWSGSSHDPAVRYSALVPNSRGARRALAAGFTEIEVVVSASDTHNRKNVNRSTDESLDDIAELISLLHGENARVEVIVATSFGCPYEGDVAPARVASIVDRVVADGADRVAFGDTTGMATPRRVTELVTAVRDRQPDIPMLLHFHNTRGTGLANILTAMQLGVTEFDASIGGLGGCPYAPGATGNVATEEVVHMLHDMGIETGIDLDALVEVAALAQDIVGKELPSGVLRAGPRYRTIPA; from the coding sequence ATGACCGAGCTGCCGGCGCGGGTGTCGATCCGCGAGGTCGGCCCGCGAGACGGGCTGCAGAACGAGGACCCGGTCCCGACCGAGGCCAAGATCCGGCTGCTGGATGCGTTGCCGCGCACCGGAATCCGCCGGATCGAGGCGGTCAGCTTCGTGCACCCCAAGGCGATCCCGCAGATGGCCGACGCGGACGAGGTGTGGTCGGGCAGCAGCCACGACCCGGCCGTCCGCTACTCCGCGCTGGTGCCCAACTCGCGCGGCGCGCGGCGGGCGCTGGCCGCCGGGTTCACCGAGATCGAGGTCGTCGTGTCGGCCAGCGACACCCACAACCGGAAGAACGTGAACCGGTCCACGGACGAGTCGCTGGACGACATCGCCGAGCTGATCTCGTTGCTGCACGGCGAGAACGCCCGCGTCGAGGTGATCGTCGCGACCAGTTTCGGCTGCCCGTACGAGGGGGACGTGGCGCCGGCGCGGGTCGCGTCCATCGTGGACCGGGTGGTCGCCGACGGCGCCGACCGGGTCGCGTTCGGCGACACCACCGGGATGGCCACACCGCGCCGGGTCACCGAGCTCGTCACCGCGGTACGCGACCGGCAGCCGGACATCCCGATGCTGCTGCACTTCCACAACACCCGCGGGACGGGGCTGGCGAACATCCTGACCGCGATGCAGCTGGGCGTCACCGAGTTCGATGCGAGCATCGGTGGCCTGGGCGGCTGCCCGTACGCGCCGGGCGCCACCGGCAACGTGGCCACCGAGGAGGTCGTGCACATGCTGCACGACATGGGCATCGAGACCGGCATCGACCTCGACGCGCTGGTCGAGGTGGCGGCGCTGGCGCAGGACATCGTCGGCAAGGAACTGCCGTCCGGTGTGCTCCGGGCCGGCCCCCGCTACCGCACCATCCCCGCCTGA
- a CDS encoding Uma2 family endonuclease, translated as MTEAARVDSPSHAGDEARELGELVLFHGGEWTEADYEALPPGVRAELHDGRLILTPGPTAQHMFASMTLAGLFQEVLGDRKRVLMEVDVRMADGRRYRAPDVLVLKEFRHGRPMEPANVVLVGEVVSPGGGEERGDKMTAYRDAGIEWYLIVEETPAGFLGELYRLDSDKYELVADAPPAGVLTLPAPFDSEIRLRELS; from the coding sequence ATGACCGAAGCAGCTCGCGTCGATTCGCCGAGCCACGCCGGCGACGAGGCCCGCGAGCTCGGCGAGTTGGTGCTCTTCCACGGTGGTGAGTGGACCGAGGCGGACTACGAGGCACTGCCCCCGGGCGTGCGGGCCGAGCTCCACGACGGGAGATTGATCTTGACCCCCGGTCCCACCGCCCAGCACATGTTCGCCAGCATGACGCTGGCCGGGCTGTTTCAGGAAGTGCTCGGCGACCGCAAGCGTGTGCTGATGGAAGTCGACGTGCGGATGGCCGACGGGCGTCGGTACCGGGCGCCGGACGTGCTGGTGCTGAAGGAGTTCCGCCACGGGCGGCCGATGGAGCCGGCCAACGTGGTACTCGTCGGGGAGGTCGTCTCGCCCGGTGGCGGCGAGGAACGCGGCGACAAGATGACCGCGTACCGGGACGCCGGCATCGAGTGGTACCTGATCGTCGAGGAGACGCCGGCCGGCTTCCTCGGCGAGCTGTACCGGCTGGACTCCGACAAGTACGAGCTGGTGGCCGACGCGCCGCCGGCCGGCGTGCTGACGCTACCGGCGCCGTTCGACAGCGAGATCCGGCTGCGCGAACTCTCCTGA
- a CDS encoding LLM class flavin-dependent oxidoreductase produces MASGQEVHMGVSYAVGLPNVGEFGDPRTLLELAVAAEESGWDGVFVWDHVLYHEPDWPVANSVVALSAIAARTRRIRLAPLMTALPRRRVQVVAREIATLDVLSGGRMIFGAGLGSMDREYAAFGENASLRARARRLDASLSVLADLWAGDAVSRGEPVPVEQVSMRPTPVQRPRPPIWCAGRWPATAGFRRAAAWDGVMPIHTDYGRGTIMPASTLGEIRDLIATRRNGMQGFDIALEGRTEPATATETIAPYVRGGLTWWVEAMGWWRGGVREAWSRILAGPPDSP; encoded by the coding sequence GTGGCGAGCGGGCAGGAGGTGCACATGGGTGTCTCGTACGCGGTCGGACTGCCGAACGTCGGCGAGTTCGGCGACCCGCGCACGCTGCTGGAACTGGCCGTCGCCGCCGAAGAGAGCGGCTGGGACGGCGTGTTCGTCTGGGACCACGTGCTCTACCACGAGCCGGACTGGCCGGTCGCCAACTCGGTCGTGGCGCTGTCCGCGATCGCCGCGCGGACCCGGCGGATCCGGCTCGCCCCGCTGATGACCGCGCTGCCCCGCCGGCGGGTCCAGGTGGTCGCCCGGGAGATCGCCACCCTGGACGTCCTGTCCGGCGGTCGGATGATCTTCGGTGCCGGCCTCGGCTCGATGGACCGGGAGTACGCGGCGTTCGGCGAGAACGCTTCGCTGCGGGCCCGGGCCCGCCGGCTCGACGCCTCCCTGTCGGTACTGGCCGACCTGTGGGCCGGCGATGCCGTCAGCCGCGGCGAGCCGGTACCGGTGGAGCAGGTCAGCATGCGCCCCACCCCGGTGCAGCGACCCCGCCCGCCGATCTGGTGCGCCGGCCGCTGGCCCGCCACCGCGGGCTTCCGCCGCGCCGCGGCCTGGGACGGCGTCATGCCCATCCACACCGACTACGGCCGCGGCACCATCATGCCGGCGAGCACGCTGGGCGAGATCCGCGACCTGATCGCCACCCGCCGGAACGGCATGCAGGGCTTCGACATCGCGCTGGAGGGCCGCACCGAGCCGGCGACCGCCACCGAGACGATCGCGCCGTACGTGCGGGGCGGGCTGACCTGGTGGGTGGAGGCGATGGGGTGGTGGCGCGGCGGCGTCCGGGAGGCGTGGTCCCGCATCCTCGCCGGCCCACCCGACTCACCGTGA
- a CDS encoding chaplin family protein, protein MKTWVRRTARVGILSAGFLLAGASMAHASNAVSAGNDGIGNGTQVVAPVQVPANVAGNGVGVAGVGLGVNGSSTSVADRAESTNLVSADNKGIVNGTQANVPVQVPANVAGNGVGVAGVGIGVNGSSTAVAHRAESAQESTDMVSAGNMGIGNGTQVNVPIQVPLNVCGNGVGVLGAGIGVSGDCTSVAAAQESAYAPESTNMGSVGNAGILNGTQVNAPIQVPVNVCGNGVGVLGLGAGVSGDCTSVAHRAESAQESTNMVSAANKGILNGTQVNMPIQVPVNVCGNGVGVLGAGIGISGNCGAAALSGEGGHQGGGYHSMATSTEGAEAAKPAKTASTLPAIASSHGTDMVSAGNSGIANGTQVHAPIQVPVNVAGNGVGVLGVGVGVNGSSTAVAAQH, encoded by the coding sequence ATGAAGACATGGGTTCGTCGTACCGCTCGGGTCGGGATCCTCTCCGCAGGGTTCCTGCTGGCCGGCGCCAGCATGGCGCACGCCAGCAACGCGGTCTCCGCCGGCAACGACGGGATCGGCAACGGTACCCAGGTGGTCGCCCCCGTGCAGGTTCCCGCGAACGTGGCCGGCAACGGCGTCGGTGTCGCCGGCGTCGGGCTGGGCGTGAACGGCAGCAGCACCTCGGTCGCGGACCGCGCCGAGAGCACCAACCTGGTGTCCGCCGACAACAAGGGCATCGTGAACGGCACGCAGGCCAACGTCCCGGTCCAGGTGCCGGCGAACGTGGCCGGCAACGGGGTCGGCGTGGCCGGCGTCGGCATCGGCGTGAACGGCTCCAGCACCGCGGTGGCGCACCGGGCCGAGTCGGCGCAGGAGAGCACCGACATGGTGTCGGCCGGCAACATGGGCATCGGCAACGGCACCCAGGTCAACGTGCCGATCCAGGTGCCGCTGAACGTCTGCGGCAACGGCGTCGGCGTGCTGGGTGCCGGGATCGGCGTCTCCGGCGACTGCACCAGCGTCGCCGCCGCGCAGGAGTCTGCGTACGCGCCGGAGAGCACCAACATGGGCTCGGTGGGCAACGCCGGGATCCTGAACGGCACCCAGGTCAACGCCCCGATCCAGGTTCCGGTCAACGTCTGCGGCAACGGCGTGGGCGTGCTCGGCCTGGGCGCCGGCGTGTCCGGCGACTGCACCTCGGTGGCGCACCGTGCCGAGTCGGCGCAGGAGAGCACCAACATGGTGTCCGCCGCCAACAAGGGCATCCTGAACGGCACCCAGGTGAACATGCCGATCCAGGTTCCGGTGAACGTGTGCGGCAACGGCGTCGGCGTGCTGGGTGCCGGGATCGGCATCTCCGGCAACTGCGGCGCGGCCGCGCTGTCGGGCGAGGGCGGCCACCAGGGTGGCGGCTACCACTCGATGGCGACCTCGACCGAGGGTGCGGAGGCCGCGAAGCCGGCCAAGACCGCGAGCACGCTGCCCGCGATCGCCTCGTCGCACGGCACCGACATGGTCTCCGCCGGCAACTCCGGGATCGCCAACGGCACCCAGGTGCACGCGCCGATCCAGGTTCCGGTGAACGTGGCCGGCAACGGCGTCGGCGTGCTCGGCGTCGGCGTGGGCGTCAACGGCAGCTCGACCGCGGTCGCCGCCCAGCACTGA
- a CDS encoding acyl-CoA carboxylase subunit beta gives MPEDPAAELARLRKRIAAGGAEKYHEANRGRGKLFARERVALLVDDGSFVEDGMLANAQTDGLPADGVITGRATVDGRPVRLMANDSTVKAGSWGARTVEKIIRVIERAYAERVPMIYLVDSAGARITDQVQLFPGRRGAGRIFHEQVRASGSIPQICALFGPSAAGGAYIPAFCDVVVMVEGNASMYLGSDRMVEMVTGEKTTLEAMGGAAVHCKESGVGHFLVSDEPAALDVVRRYLSYLPSNWRQQPPSAEPVAAPDVDLAKLVPVSERQAFDMRRYVKGLVDADSFFEIQALWAREVTIGFGRLNGEGVGVVANNSMFKGGVLFIDSADKATRFIELCDAFNVPLLFLSDVPGFMVGTAVEKAGIIRHGAKMISAVARATVPKMCVVVRKAYGAGLYAMAGPGFEPDATIALPTAKIAVMGADAAVNAVYAKKIAALPEDERADFVAARRAEYEADIDVMRLAGELVVDTVVEPAELRGELIARYAAAAGKGRDFADRRHGVTPV, from the coding sequence ATGCCGGAGGACCCAGCTGCCGAGCTGGCACGACTGCGCAAGCGGATCGCCGCGGGCGGCGCCGAGAAGTACCACGAGGCGAACCGGGGCCGCGGCAAGTTGTTCGCCCGCGAGCGGGTGGCGCTGCTGGTCGACGACGGCAGCTTCGTCGAGGACGGGATGCTCGCCAACGCCCAGACCGACGGGCTGCCCGCGGACGGCGTGATCACCGGCCGGGCCACCGTCGACGGGCGCCCGGTGCGGCTGATGGCGAACGACTCGACGGTCAAGGCCGGCTCCTGGGGCGCCCGTACCGTCGAGAAGATCATCCGGGTCATCGAGCGGGCGTACGCCGAGCGTGTGCCGATGATCTACCTGGTCGACTCGGCCGGTGCCCGGATCACCGACCAGGTCCAGCTGTTCCCGGGCCGGCGCGGCGCCGGGCGCATCTTCCACGAGCAGGTGCGCGCGTCCGGGTCGATCCCGCAGATCTGCGCGCTGTTCGGGCCGAGCGCCGCGGGCGGTGCGTACATCCCGGCGTTCTGCGACGTGGTCGTGATGGTCGAGGGCAACGCCTCGATGTACCTCGGGTCGGACCGGATGGTCGAGATGGTCACCGGCGAGAAGACCACGCTGGAGGCGATGGGCGGCGCCGCCGTGCACTGCAAGGAGTCCGGCGTCGGGCACTTCCTGGTCTCCGACGAACCGGCCGCGCTGGACGTGGTCCGCCGCTACCTGAGCTACCTGCCGTCGAACTGGCGGCAGCAGCCACCGAGCGCCGAGCCGGTCGCCGCGCCGGACGTGGACCTCGCGAAGCTGGTCCCGGTGTCCGAGCGGCAGGCGTTCGACATGCGCCGGTACGTCAAGGGGCTTGTCGACGCCGACTCGTTCTTCGAGATCCAGGCGCTGTGGGCGCGCGAGGTGACGATCGGCTTCGGCCGGCTGAACGGCGAGGGGGTCGGCGTCGTCGCGAACAACTCGATGTTCAAGGGCGGCGTGCTGTTCATCGACTCGGCCGACAAGGCGACCCGGTTCATCGAGCTGTGCGACGCGTTCAACGTGCCGCTGCTGTTCCTGTCCGACGTGCCCGGCTTCATGGTCGGTACCGCGGTGGAGAAGGCCGGCATCATCCGGCACGGTGCGAAGATGATCAGCGCGGTCGCCCGCGCCACCGTGCCGAAGATGTGCGTGGTGGTGCGCAAGGCGTACGGGGCGGGGCTGTATGCGATGGCCGGCCCCGGGTTCGAGCCGGACGCGACGATCGCGCTGCCCACCGCGAAGATCGCGGTGATGGGTGCGGACGCGGCCGTCAACGCGGTGTACGCGAAGAAGATCGCCGCCCTTCCGGAGGACGAGCGCGCGGACTTCGTCGCGGCCCGGCGCGCCGAGTACGAGGCGGACATCGACGTGATGCGGTTGGCCGGCGAGCTGGTGGTGGACACCGTGGTCGAGCCGGCCGAGCTACGCGGCGAGCTGATCGCGCGGTACGCGGCGGCCGCCGGCAAGGGCCGCGACTTCGCCGACCGTCGCCACGGCGTCACCCCGGTCTGA
- a CDS encoding acyl-CoA dehydrogenase family protein, which yields MEFRLSEEQAALRESVRDFATEVVAPVIGDCYEREEFPYPVVKRMGEMGLFGLPFPEEYGGMGGDYFALCLALEELARVDSSVAITLEAGVSLGAMPIYRFGTEEQKRRWLPRLCRGEALAGFGLTEPGGGSDAGATRTRAELDGDSWVINGSKSFITNSGTDITDFVTVTAVTGRRADGRPEISSILVPSGTNGFTVGPKYSKVGWCASDTHELSFVDCRVPVANLVGERGRGYAQFLRILDEGRIAIAALSVGLAQGCVDESVKYAKQRSAFGHEIGAYQAIQFKIADMKLRAHTARLAYYDAAARMLAGEDFKTEAAIAKLYASESAVTNAREATQIHGGYGFMNEFPVARMWRDAKILEIGEGTSEVQRLLIARDLGL from the coding sequence ATGGAGTTCAGGCTCAGCGAGGAGCAGGCGGCACTCCGGGAGTCGGTGCGGGACTTCGCCACCGAGGTCGTCGCGCCGGTGATCGGCGACTGCTACGAGCGCGAGGAGTTCCCCTACCCAGTGGTGAAGCGGATGGGGGAGATGGGGCTGTTCGGCCTGCCGTTCCCGGAGGAGTACGGCGGGATGGGCGGCGACTACTTCGCGCTGTGCCTGGCGCTGGAGGAGCTGGCCCGGGTCGACTCGTCGGTGGCGATCACCCTGGAGGCCGGCGTTTCGCTGGGCGCGATGCCCATCTACCGGTTCGGTACCGAGGAGCAGAAGCGGCGGTGGCTGCCGCGGCTGTGCCGGGGTGAGGCGCTGGCCGGGTTCGGGCTGACCGAGCCGGGCGGCGGTTCGGACGCGGGGGCCACCAGGACCCGGGCCGAGCTCGACGGTGACAGCTGGGTCATCAACGGCAGCAAGTCGTTCATCACCAACTCCGGTACCGACATCACCGACTTCGTCACGGTCACCGCGGTCACCGGCCGGCGGGCCGACGGCAGGCCGGAGATCTCGTCGATCCTGGTTCCCAGCGGTACCAACGGGTTCACCGTCGGCCCGAAGTACTCCAAGGTCGGCTGGTGCGCCTCCGACACGCACGAACTGTCCTTTGTGGACTGTCGGGTACCGGTGGCGAACCTGGTCGGCGAGCGCGGCCGCGGGTACGCCCAGTTCCTGCGGATCCTCGACGAGGGGCGGATCGCGATCGCCGCGCTGTCGGTCGGGCTGGCCCAGGGCTGCGTCGACGAGTCGGTGAAGTACGCCAAGCAGCGGTCGGCGTTCGGCCACGAGATTGGTGCCTACCAGGCGATCCAGTTCAAGATCGCGGACATGAAGCTGCGCGCGCACACCGCCCGGCTGGCCTACTACGACGCCGCCGCGCGGATGCTCGCGGGCGAGGACTTCAAGACCGAGGCGGCCATCGCCAAGCTCTACGCCTCCGAGTCGGCGGTCACCAACGCCCGCGAGGCGACCCAGATCCACGGCGGGTACGGGTTCATGAACGAGTTCCCGGTGGCCCGGATGTGGCGGGACGCCAAGATCCTGGAGATCGGCGAGGGGACCAGCGAGGTGCAGCGGCTGCTGATCGCCCGCGACCTCGGCCTGTGA
- a CDS encoding D-Ala-D-Ala carboxypeptidase family metallohydrolase, whose translation MTDSFSFSPSRRRLLRNAAVGALAVGAGAVAGPLLAAPAQAYPWGGTLRQGASGTAVRELQIRIAGWPTSSAAKVYLAIDAQFGPATFAAVERFQRAYGLAVDGIVGANTQSKLNALAKSDGSTAHFAWSELWDSRTGSFAGGAVSAASAQENVRRLMYKLEALRVKLGNLPIHINSGFRNKQHNADVGGIVGSMHTYGAAADMYVSGITYKTIYQHAETCGFSGLERYTTDHQHVDSQAEFGRGWWWESGTV comes from the coding sequence GTGACGGACAGCTTCTCGTTCTCCCCGAGCCGCCGGCGACTGCTGCGCAACGCCGCCGTCGGCGCGCTCGCCGTCGGCGCCGGCGCCGTGGCCGGCCCGCTGCTCGCAGCGCCGGCCCAGGCGTACCCGTGGGGCGGCACCCTGCGGCAGGGCGCGTCCGGTACCGCGGTGCGGGAACTGCAGATCCGGATCGCCGGCTGGCCGACCTCGAGCGCCGCGAAGGTCTACCTCGCCATCGACGCCCAGTTCGGCCCGGCGACCTTCGCGGCGGTCGAACGGTTCCAGCGCGCGTACGGGTTGGCCGTCGACGGCATCGTCGGCGCGAACACCCAGTCGAAGCTGAACGCGCTGGCCAAGAGCGACGGCTCGACCGCGCACTTCGCCTGGAGCGAGTTGTGGGACAGCCGCACCGGCAGCTTCGCCGGCGGCGCGGTCAGCGCGGCGAGCGCGCAGGAGAACGTCCGCCGGCTGATGTACAAGCTGGAGGCGCTGCGGGTCAAGCTCGGCAACCTGCCGATCCACATCAACTCCGGCTTCCGCAACAAGCAGCACAACGCCGATGTCGGCGGCATCGTCGGCAGCATGCACACCTACGGTGCGGCGGCCGACATGTACGTCTCCGGCATCACCTACAAGACGATCTACCAGCACGCCGAGACCTGCGGCTTCTCCGGGCTGGAGCGCTACACGACCGACCACCAGCACGTGGACAGCCAGGCCGAGTTCGGCCGCGGCTGGTGGTGGGAGTCCGGCACCGTCTGA